A window of the Streptomyces sp. NBC_01351 genome harbors these coding sequences:
- a CDS encoding SDR family NAD(P)-dependent oxidoreductase: MTTTVLITGASAGLGAAFARGFAAKGCDLVLVARDKDRLDALAGELGREFGAAAEVLPADLLDPAQCASVAERLADRARPVDVLVNNAGFGLPAPFPYSPVEDEERMLDLLVKVPLRLTHALLPGLRERRRGAVLNVSSVAGLLPTGTYGAAKAWITGFSESLRVDMEPYGVRVLAVVPGFTRTEFQERAGMDVSALRDAVWLEPEAVVARALRDLALRRPLSITGRRYRAYALAARHLPREFVARRMARTRRPPAEWSDAR; encoded by the coding sequence TTGACGACGACCGTACTGATCACGGGGGCGAGCGCCGGACTGGGCGCGGCCTTCGCCCGCGGCTTCGCCGCGAAGGGCTGCGACCTGGTCCTCGTGGCCCGGGACAAGGACCGCCTCGACGCCCTCGCCGGGGAACTGGGCCGGGAGTTCGGCGCCGCGGCCGAGGTCCTTCCGGCCGATCTTCTGGACCCGGCCCAGTGCGCCTCGGTCGCGGAGCGGCTCGCCGACCGGGCCCGGCCCGTCGACGTCCTGGTCAACAACGCGGGCTTCGGGCTGCCGGCGCCGTTCCCGTACAGCCCGGTGGAGGACGAGGAGCGGATGCTGGACCTGCTGGTCAAGGTCCCGCTCCGGCTCACCCACGCCCTTCTCCCGGGCCTGCGCGAACGCCGCCGGGGGGCCGTCCTCAACGTCTCCTCGGTGGCGGGGCTGCTGCCCACCGGCACCTACGGCGCGGCCAAGGCCTGGATCACCGGCTTCAGCGAATCCCTCCGGGTGGACATGGAGCCGTACGGGGTCCGTGTGCTGGCGGTGGTCCCCGGCTTCACCCGTACCGAGTTCCAGGAGCGGGCCGGCATGGACGTCAGCGCGCTGCGCGACGCGGTCTGGCTCGAACCGGAGGCGGTCGTCGCCCGGGCCCTGCGCGACCTCGCCCTGCGCCGCCCGCTCAGCATCACCGGCCGCCGCTACCGCGCGTACGCGCTGGCGGCCCGCCACCTCCCGCGCGAGTTCGTGGCCCGCAGGATGGCCCGCACGCGGCGGCCTCCGGCGGAGTGGTCGGACGCGCGCTGA
- a CDS encoding MAB_1171c family putative transporter, whose translation MAADLTAFGNWLAVPSVVCLWIALLLRAPGALRSPQQRGLWLAVATAAAAMTLNLPDVVAYAMRRGPDYAHAIGLSRNFIGVLSAGAVLYFVAATTRGRRLQLASCVATVGWIAALLALDAAAPAHGSHTMPPVGDPVPSLAYWLVLISAHLVANTVCVALCWRYSRRTESRGLAAGLLLFGLGTALAGLFWFAYLLKGLFGSTWAMPALPLMMNLHGLLRAAAILVPTLFLFRRGAADIATAWRLWPLWRDLVQAVPHVALNKPRAGRVVELLWPPVPRNLLVYRKVIETRDAILILGEYVAPGALEQARGQVAGRGVPEQRRTAAALASVLREARQAKLDGLPGQAGEAAALELPAAIQTTKADGDLADEAAFLVDVAQEYAAAAPTRK comes from the coding sequence ATGGCAGCTGATCTGACCGCCTTCGGCAACTGGCTGGCCGTCCCGAGCGTGGTGTGCCTGTGGATCGCCCTCCTGCTCCGTGCCCCCGGTGCCCTGCGCTCCCCGCAACAGCGCGGACTGTGGCTGGCGGTGGCCACCGCGGCCGCCGCGATGACCCTGAACCTGCCCGACGTGGTCGCGTACGCGATGCGCCGCGGCCCCGACTACGCCCACGCCATCGGGCTCTCCCGCAACTTCATCGGCGTGCTGTCGGCGGGCGCCGTGCTCTACTTCGTGGCCGCCACCACCCGGGGCCGCAGGCTCCAACTCGCCTCCTGCGTGGCGACCGTGGGGTGGATCGCCGCCCTCCTCGCCCTGGACGCGGCCGCCCCCGCTCACGGCAGCCACACCATGCCGCCGGTCGGCGACCCGGTGCCCTCACTCGCGTACTGGCTGGTGCTGATCTCCGCGCACCTGGTCGCCAACACCGTCTGCGTGGCCCTGTGCTGGCGCTACAGCCGCCGCACCGAGAGCCGCGGGCTGGCCGCCGGGCTGCTGCTCTTCGGGCTCGGCACCGCGCTCGCCGGCCTGTTCTGGTTCGCGTACCTGCTCAAGGGGCTGTTCGGCAGCACGTGGGCGATGCCCGCGCTGCCGCTGATGATGAACCTGCACGGCCTGCTGCGCGCGGCCGCCATCCTCGTGCCGACCCTGTTCCTCTTCCGCCGCGGCGCCGCCGACATCGCCACCGCGTGGCGGCTGTGGCCCCTGTGGCGCGACCTGGTGCAGGCCGTCCCGCACGTCGCCCTCAACAAGCCGCGGGCCGGCCGGGTGGTGGAGCTGCTGTGGCCGCCCGTACCGCGCAACCTGCTCGTCTACCGCAAGGTCATCGAGACCCGCGACGCGATCCTGATCCTGGGGGAGTACGTCGCCCCGGGCGCCCTGGAGCAGGCCCGCGGCCAGGTCGCCGGACGCGGGGTCCCCGAGCAGCGCCGCACCGCGGCCGCGCTGGCCTCCGTACTGAGGGAGGCGCGGCAGGCGAAACTCGACGGCCTGCCCGGGCAGGCGGGCGAGGCGGCCGCGCTGGAACTCCCGGCCGCGATCCAGACCACGAAGGCGGACGGCGACCTGGCGGACGAGGCAGCGTTCCTCGTCGACGTCGCCCAGGAATACGCCGCCGCGGCTCCCACGAGGAAGTGA
- a CDS encoding Tex family protein produces the protein MTTSIEGRIAEELGVRERQVKAAVELLDGGSTVPFIARYRKEATEMLDDAQLRTLEERLRYLRELEDRRSAILDSVREQGKLDAELEARINAADTKARLEDIYLPFKPKRRTKAQIAREAGLEPLADGLLADPSVEPAAAAAAFVDADKGVADPAAALEGARAILTEKFAEDADLIGELRERMWGRGRLAAKVREGKEEAGAKFADYFDFTEPFTALPSHRVLAMLRGEKEDVLSLELEPEEPGETPGPSTYEGMIARRFGVADRARPGDKWLADTVRWAWRTKIQVHLGIDLRTRLRAAAEDEAVRVFASNLRDLLLAAPAGTRATLGLDPGFRTGVKVAVVDATGKVVATDVIYPHVPANKWDESLAKLARLAKEHAVELVAIGNGTASRETDKLAGDLITRHPELKLTKVMVSEAGASVYSASAFASQELPGMDVSLRGAVSIARRLQDPLAELVKIDPKSIGVGQYQHDLAEVKLSRSLDAVVEDCVNGVGVDVNTASAPLLSRVSGISGGLAENIVAHRDANGPFRSRKGLKDVARLGPKAYEQCAGFLRIRGGDDPLDGSAVHPEAYPVVRAMGKTAGGEVAALIGNTSVLRSLRPEQFVTEAFGLPTVTDILRELEKPGRDPRPAFKTATFKEGVEKIGDLAPGMILEGVVTNVAAFGAFIDIGVHQDGLAHVSALSKNFVKDPRDVVKPGDIVRVKVMDVDIPRKRISLTLRLEDEADRTAAVGAPRQDRQDRQERRSGGGRPPQQRGGGQGQGQGQRGGGQGQGQGQGQGQSQGQRGGGQGQRQGGGGSASGPAPANSAMADALRRAGLTGPEERRKR, from the coding sequence GTGACGACGTCCATCGAAGGCAGGATCGCCGAGGAGCTCGGCGTACGGGAGCGGCAGGTCAAGGCCGCGGTCGAGCTGCTCGACGGCGGCTCCACCGTGCCGTTCATCGCGCGCTACCGCAAGGAAGCGACCGAGATGCTCGACGACGCCCAGCTGCGCACCCTCGAGGAGCGGCTGCGGTATCTGCGCGAGCTGGAGGACCGGCGCTCGGCGATCCTGGACTCCGTACGGGAGCAGGGCAAGCTCGACGCCGAGCTGGAGGCGCGGATCAACGCGGCCGACACCAAGGCCCGGCTGGAGGACATCTACCTGCCCTTCAAGCCCAAGCGGCGCACCAAGGCGCAGATCGCCCGCGAGGCCGGTCTGGAGCCGCTCGCCGACGGCCTGCTGGCCGACCCGTCGGTGGAACCGGCCGCCGCCGCGGCCGCGTTCGTCGACGCCGACAAGGGCGTCGCCGACCCGGCCGCCGCCCTGGAGGGCGCCCGCGCCATCCTCACCGAGAAGTTCGCCGAGGACGCCGACCTCATCGGCGAACTGCGCGAGCGCATGTGGGGCCGCGGCCGGCTCGCGGCGAAGGTCCGCGAGGGCAAGGAGGAGGCGGGCGCCAAGTTCGCCGACTACTTCGACTTCACCGAGCCGTTCACCGCACTGCCCTCCCACCGAGTCCTCGCCATGCTGCGCGGCGAGAAGGAGGACGTCCTCAGCCTGGAGCTGGAGCCGGAGGAACCGGGTGAGACCCCGGGGCCGTCCACGTACGAGGGCATGATCGCCCGCCGCTTCGGCGTCGCCGACCGCGCCCGCCCGGGTGACAAGTGGCTGGCCGACACCGTCCGTTGGGCCTGGCGTACGAAGATCCAGGTGCACCTCGGGATCGACCTGCGGACCCGGCTGCGCGCCGCCGCCGAGGACGAGGCCGTACGGGTCTTCGCGTCGAACCTGCGCGACCTGCTGCTCGCGGCCCCCGCCGGCACCCGCGCCACCCTCGGTCTCGACCCGGGCTTCCGCACCGGTGTGAAGGTCGCCGTCGTCGACGCCACCGGCAAGGTCGTGGCCACCGACGTGATCTACCCGCACGTGCCCGCCAATAAGTGGGACGAGTCCCTCGCGAAGCTGGCCCGCCTCGCGAAGGAACACGCCGTCGAGCTCGTCGCCATCGGCAACGGCACGGCCTCCCGCGAGACCGACAAGCTCGCCGGGGACCTCATCACCCGCCACCCCGAGCTGAAGCTCACCAAGGTGATGGTCTCGGAGGCGGGCGCCTCCGTGTACTCGGCCTCCGCCTTCGCCTCGCAGGAACTCCCCGGCATGGACGTGTCCCTGCGCGGCGCGGTCTCCATCGCCCGCCGCCTCCAGGACCCGCTCGCCGAGCTCGTCAAGATCGACCCGAAGTCGATCGGCGTCGGCCAGTACCAGCACGACCTGGCCGAGGTGAAGCTCTCCCGCTCCCTCGACGCGGTCGTCGAGGACTGCGTGAACGGCGTCGGCGTGGACGTCAACACCGCCTCCGCGCCGCTGCTCTCGCGCGTGTCGGGCATCAGCGGCGGCCTCGCCGAGAACATCGTGGCCCACCGCGACGCCAACGGCCCCTTCCGCAGCCGCAAGGGCCTCAAGGACGTGGCCCGCCTCGGCCCGAAGGCGTACGAGCAGTGCGCCGGCTTCCTCCGCATCCGCGGCGGGGACGACCCGCTGGACGGCTCGGCCGTGCACCCCGAGGCGTACCCGGTGGTCCGGGCCATGGGCAAGACCGCGGGCGGCGAGGTGGCGGCCCTGATCGGCAACACCTCCGTCCTGCGTTCCCTGCGCCCGGAGCAGTTCGTCACCGAGGCCTTCGGCCTGCCCACGGTCACCGACATCCTGCGCGAGCTGGAGAAGCCGGGCCGCGACCCGCGCCCCGCCTTCAAGACGGCCACCTTCAAGGAGGGCGTGGAGAAGATCGGCGACCTGGCCCCCGGGATGATCCTGGAGGGCGTGGTCACCAACGTGGCCGCCTTCGGCGCCTTCATCGACATCGGCGTCCACCAGGACGGACTGGCGCACGTCTCGGCGCTGTCGAAGAACTTCGTCAAGGACCCGCGGGACGTGGTCAAGCCGGGCGACATCGTCCGCGTGAAGGTCATGGACGTGGACATTCCGCGCAAGCGGATCTCACTGACGCTGCGGCTGGAGGACGAGGCCGACCGGACGGCGGCAGTCGGCGCCCCGAGGCAGGACCGGCAGGACCGGCAGGAGCGCCGCTCCGGCGGCGGCCGTCCGCCCCAGCAGCGCGGCGGCGGTCAGGGCCAGGGCCAGGGCCAGCGTGGCGGCGGTCAGGGTCAGGGTCAGGGCCAGGGCCAGGGCCAGAGCCAGGGCCAGCGAGGCGGCGGTCAGGGCCAGCGGCAGGGCGGCGGCGGCAGCGCCTCCGGCCCCGCCCCCGCCAACAGCGCGATGGCGGACGCCCTGCGCCGCGCGGGCCTCACCGGCCCCGAGGAGCGCCGCAAGCGCTAG